A region of Streptomyces halobius DNA encodes the following proteins:
- a CDS encoding PhoX family protein encodes MRKFLPLIGSHPGGRSAMTCRYRCGDACFHETPNVSDNEYVGDVIAGALSRRSMVRAAAVVTVAAATGGAVLTGAGAPQAGAATAAGPGDLRGRGGKSGKAARGLRFPVVAPNTVDDVTVPEGYAHNVVIRWGDPILRGAPAFRPDQQSAKAQAGQFGYNNDYMAVLEVPGERHRQLLVINHEYTDEQLMFAGYDPEKPTREQAEIGWAAHGLSILVAQEERRTGRLTAVTRHHLNRRITGTTPFEVTGPAAGSELLKTSADPEGTRILGTLNNCGGGITPWGTVLSGEENFHQYFANGDSVTDPVAAARLKRYGVAGAASERKWERFDKRFDVAREPNEVNRFGWVVEIDPFDPESTPRKLTALGRFKHEAAEPRLTDDGRPVLYMGDDEKFDYFYKFVSAKRMKRGSTPHVREHNRTLLDEGTLYVAKFTGDSAGEIDGSGKLPEDGEFDGSGKWIPLASGRRSYVPGMTAEEVYVFTRMAADKVGATKMDRPEDVEPSPRTGRVYAALTNNSDRGKDGKAAADEANPRNANKHGQILELSEHCGDPSSERFHWNLFLVCGDPEDPATYFGGFPKDQVSPISCPDNITFDAYGNLWISTDGNALGSHDGLFGVATAGERRGQVLQFLTVPKGAETCGPIVQDRRVMIAVQHPGEVDGASVEKPASQWPDGAGALVRPSVVSVWRENGRDIGV; translated from the coding sequence GTGCGCAAGTTTCTGCCGCTGATCGGCTCGCACCCCGGCGGGCGTTCGGCCATGACGTGCCGGTACCGCTGCGGCGACGCCTGTTTCCATGAGACGCCCAATGTGAGCGACAACGAATATGTCGGTGATGTCATCGCCGGTGCGCTGTCGCGGCGTTCCATGGTGCGGGCGGCCGCGGTGGTGACGGTCGCGGCCGCGACCGGCGGTGCCGTGTTGACCGGGGCGGGGGCACCGCAGGCCGGCGCCGCGACCGCCGCGGGCCCCGGCGACCTCCGTGGGAGGGGCGGGAAGAGCGGGAAGGCCGCGCGTGGTCTGCGGTTCCCGGTTGTCGCGCCGAATACCGTCGACGATGTCACGGTGCCCGAGGGGTATGCGCACAATGTCGTCATCCGATGGGGTGACCCGATCCTGCGTGGTGCCCCGGCCTTCCGTCCCGATCAGCAGTCGGCCAAGGCGCAGGCGGGGCAGTTCGGTTACAACAACGACTACATGGCCGTGCTGGAGGTGCCGGGTGAGCGGCACCGGCAGCTGCTGGTGATCAATCACGAGTACACGGACGAACAGTTGATGTTCGCCGGGTACGATCCCGAGAAGCCGACGCGTGAGCAGGCCGAGATCGGCTGGGCGGCGCATGGTCTGTCCATACTCGTCGCTCAGGAGGAGCGGCGCACCGGTCGGCTGACCGCGGTGACGCGTCACCACCTCAACCGTCGGATCACCGGGACCACACCGTTCGAGGTCACCGGCCCGGCGGCGGGCAGCGAGCTGCTGAAGACGTCTGCGGATCCCGAGGGCACCCGCATTCTCGGCACGCTCAACAACTGCGGTGGCGGTATCACGCCGTGGGGCACGGTGCTGTCGGGCGAGGAGAATTTCCATCAGTATTTCGCCAATGGGGATTCCGTCACCGATCCGGTAGCGGCGGCCCGGCTCAAGCGGTACGGGGTGGCCGGGGCCGCCAGTGAGCGGAAGTGGGAGCGGTTCGACAAGCGCTTCGATGTCGCACGCGAGCCGAATGAGGTGAACCGGTTCGGGTGGGTCGTGGAGATCGATCCATTCGATCCCGAGTCGACGCCGCGGAAGCTGACGGCGCTGGGACGGTTCAAGCATGAGGCGGCCGAGCCCCGGCTGACGGACGATGGCCGCCCGGTGCTCTACATGGGCGACGACGAGAAGTTTGATTACTTCTACAAGTTCGTCTCCGCGAAGCGGATGAAGCGGGGCAGCACACCGCACGTCCGGGAGCACAATCGGACGCTGCTGGACGAAGGCACGCTGTACGTCGCCAAGTTCACCGGCGACAGCGCCGGGGAGATCGACGGCTCCGGGAAGCTGCCGGAGGACGGCGAGTTCGACGGCTCCGGGAAGTGGATTCCGCTGGCCAGCGGCCGTAGGTCGTATGTGCCGGGGATGACGGCGGAAGAGGTGTACGTCTTCACGCGGATGGCCGCCGACAAGGTGGGCGCCACGAAGATGGACCGGCCGGAGGACGTCGAGCCCAGCCCGCGCACCGGACGGGTCTATGCCGCCCTGACGAACAACAGCGACCGCGGAAAGGACGGGAAGGCCGCCGCGGACGAGGCCAATCCCCGGAACGCCAACAAGCACGGACAGATTCTGGAGTTGAGCGAGCACTGCGGCGATCCGTCGTCGGAACGCTTTCACTGGAATCTGTTCCTGGTCTGTGGCGACCCCGAGGACCCGGCCACGTACTTCGGTGGATTCCCGAAGGATCAGGTCAGCCCGATTTCCTGTCCGGACAACATCACGTTCGACGCGTACGGAAATCTGTGGATCTCGACCGACGGCAATGCGCTGGGCAGCCATGACGGGCTGTTCGGGGTGGCGACCGCGGGCGAACGGCGCGGTCAGGTCTTGCAGTTTCTGACCGTGCCGAAGGGGGCCGAGACCTGCGGGCCGATCGTCCAGGACCGCAGGGTCATGATCGCCGTGCAGCATCCGGGCGAGGTGGACGGCGCGAGCGTGGAGAAGCCGGCGTCGCAGTGGCCGGACGGTGCCGGGGCGCTGGTCCGGCCGTCCGTGGTGAGCGTGTGGCGGGAGAACGGGCGGGACATCGGGGTGTGA
- a CDS encoding alpha/beta hydrolase, whose product MGLTSQSLGYTGIVLALACVAVTVWLWPRLARQGLRPVLGRLGAIVMTQLSILCAIGIVVNSHFEFVGTWDQLLGNNDKGPVSVNEGGGGYAAVGDMKGGLVQPAGPQGLDRVTGLPQGTPDKVGKVESVRFIGRRSRAINPGFVYLPPQYFQPQFQRQRFPVMVVISGYPGGIMNLAQHLQVPQNAGRLIAQGRMQPTVIVMVRPTIAPPRDTECVDVPGGPQAETFFTKDLPDALKSAYRVGRDPSAWGAFGYSSGGTCSLQLAMRNPTVYTSAVSLSGDFVVKDDLTTGSLFGSGKAAAQRRREHDLLWRLKHLPAPQISALVASSRKGEQGYGDTMKFIRAAKAPMRVDSIILPQGSHQFTTWRREVVPALEWQSRQLTFPQDTEPVPPSTPQPSPGSEKGADSKKGSGSEKGSDSGKESDPEEESDPE is encoded by the coding sequence ATGGGGCTGACCAGTCAGTCGCTCGGATACACGGGGATCGTGCTGGCATTGGCCTGCGTGGCCGTCACGGTGTGGCTGTGGCCCCGGTTGGCACGGCAGGGCCTGCGGCCCGTCCTGGGCAGGCTCGGCGCCATCGTGATGACCCAGCTCTCCATCCTGTGCGCGATCGGCATCGTGGTGAATTCCCACTTCGAGTTCGTCGGCACCTGGGATCAACTGCTGGGCAATAACGACAAGGGCCCGGTGTCCGTGAACGAGGGTGGCGGGGGATACGCCGCCGTCGGCGACATGAAGGGCGGTTTGGTCCAGCCGGCCGGTCCGCAGGGTCTCGATCGGGTGACCGGGCTGCCGCAGGGTACTCCCGACAAGGTCGGCAAGGTCGAGTCCGTACGGTTCATCGGCCGCCGGTCGCGGGCCATCAACCCGGGATTCGTCTATCTTCCGCCGCAGTATTTCCAGCCGCAGTTCCAGCGGCAGCGGTTTCCCGTCATGGTCGTCATCAGCGGATATCCCGGCGGAATCATGAATCTCGCACAGCATCTTCAGGTGCCGCAGAACGCGGGCAGACTGATTGCGCAGGGCAGGATGCAGCCGACGGTGATCGTGATGGTCCGGCCGACTATCGCGCCGCCGCGGGACACCGAGTGTGTGGATGTGCCGGGCGGGCCGCAGGCCGAGACGTTCTTCACCAAGGATCTGCCGGACGCGCTGAAGTCGGCCTATCGGGTGGGCCGTGACCCCAGTGCCTGGGGCGCATTCGGCTATTCGTCCGGTGGTACCTGCTCGCTCCAGCTGGCGATGCGTAATCCGACGGTCTACACGTCCGCGGTGTCGCTCTCCGGTGACTTCGTCGTCAAGGACGACCTGACCACCGGCAGTCTTTTCGGTTCCGGTAAGGCCGCCGCGCAGCGGCGGCGGGAGCACGATCTGCTGTGGCGGCTGAAGCATCTGCCGGCGCCGCAGATTTCCGCGCTGGTCGCCAGCAGCCGCAAGGGCGAGCAGGGATATGGCGACACGATGAAGTTCATTCGTGCGGCGAAGGCGCCGATGCGGGTCGACTCGATCATCCTGCCGCAGGGCAGCCATCAGTTCACGACGTGGCGGCGGGAGGTCGTCCCGGCGCTGGAGTGGCAGAGCCGCCAGCTGACGTTCCCGCAGGACACGGAGCCCGTCCCGCCGAGCACGCCGCAGCCGAGTCCGGGTTCGGAGAAGGGGGCGGATTCGAAGAAGGGGTCGGGTTCGGAGAAGGGTTCGGATTCAGGGAAGGAGTCTGATCCGGAGGAGGAATCGGATCCGGAGTAG
- a CDS encoding polysaccharide deacetylase family protein has protein sequence MPKKPKKPKQPKQISTPCRASLAGLLTATSLVLALSGCATYDVTAPADARDNASATHVKAKDARSGGRKGAAAQGKSADGDDVDCRKAKCVALTFDAGPSENTPRLLDILKKEKVHATFFMLGKNHVVKRPADVRRIDAEGHELANHTWSHEILTDIEPAEAKRELSRTQDAVQKITGKKPTLMRPPQGRTDEEVSKISRELGLAQVLWSVTAKDYQTTDSALITKRVLEQTERDGVILLHDIYKGTVPAVPGILKELKKRGFTIVTVSQLLSPAKPEPGMVYRP, from the coding sequence ATGCCGAAGAAGCCCAAGAAACCGAAGCAGCCGAAGCAGATATCCACGCCTTGCCGTGCATCCCTGGCCGGACTGCTGACCGCCACCTCCCTCGTCCTGGCCCTCAGCGGCTGCGCCACCTACGACGTCACCGCACCGGCCGACGCGCGTGACAACGCCTCGGCCACCCATGTCAAGGCCAAGGACGCCCGGAGCGGTGGACGTAAGGGCGCAGCCGCGCAGGGCAAGAGCGCGGACGGCGACGACGTCGACTGCCGCAAGGCCAAGTGCGTCGCGCTCACCTTCGACGCGGGCCCCAGCGAGAACACGCCCCGGCTGCTGGACATCCTGAAGAAGGAGAAGGTGCACGCCACCTTCTTCATGCTCGGCAAGAACCACGTCGTCAAGCGCCCGGCCGACGTCCGGCGGATCGACGCCGAGGGCCACGAACTGGCCAACCACACCTGGTCGCACGAGATCCTGACCGACATCGAACCGGCCGAAGCCAAGCGGGAGCTGTCCCGTACCCAGGATGCGGTCCAGAAGATCACCGGCAAGAAGCCCACGCTGATGCGCCCGCCGCAGGGGAGGACCGATGAGGAGGTCTCCAAGATCAGCCGCGAGCTCGGTCTGGCGCAGGTGCTGTGGAGCGTGACCGCGAAGGACTACCAGACCACCGACTCCGCGCTGATCACGAAGCGGGTGCTGGAGCAGACCGAGCGGGACGGCGTCATCCTGCTGCACGACATCTACAAGGGCACCGTGCCGGCCGTCCCGGGCATCCTCAAGGAGCTCAAGAAGCGCGGCTTCACGATCGTCACGGTCTCCCAGCTGCTGTCACCCGCGAAGCCGGAGCCGGGGATGGTCTACCGGCCGTGA
- a CDS encoding ABC transporter permease: MTAPPDDCLARNDWICGDYLSTRREILLDAVVEHVQLTATAVGLGLAVAVPLALLARRRRWTAGPVLGLTTVIYTIPSLAMFSLLLPLYGLSGTLVVVGLALYSLTLLVRNLLAGLAGVPAEAEEAARGMGYGPMRQLLTVELPLAVPTAMAGLRIATVSAVSLATIGAIVGHGGLGNLIYAGMNSFFKAQVLTASVLCVIIAVVFDVLLLGVERLLTPWRRQSRRRSRPRVRTAGRKPPVTAGMAAGGTAPDGASSHRPPPPDGASSRRPPPPDGTAPGRRT; the protein is encoded by the coding sequence GTGACCGCCCCGCCGGACGACTGCCTGGCCCGTAACGACTGGATCTGCGGCGACTACCTGAGCACCCGCCGCGAGATCCTGCTCGACGCGGTCGTCGAGCATGTGCAGCTGACGGCGACCGCTGTGGGTCTCGGGCTGGCCGTCGCGGTTCCGCTGGCGTTGCTGGCCCGCCGCAGACGCTGGACGGCCGGGCCGGTACTGGGCCTCACCACCGTGATCTACACGATCCCGTCGCTGGCGATGTTCTCGCTGCTGCTGCCGCTCTACGGGCTCTCCGGCACGCTCGTCGTGGTCGGCCTCGCCCTCTACTCCCTCACACTCCTGGTACGGAACCTCCTGGCGGGGCTGGCCGGCGTCCCGGCCGAGGCCGAGGAGGCCGCGCGCGGCATGGGCTACGGCCCGATGCGCCAACTGCTCACCGTCGAACTGCCGTTGGCGGTGCCGACCGCGATGGCCGGGCTGCGGATCGCCACCGTATCGGCGGTCTCGCTCGCCACCATCGGGGCGATCGTCGGACATGGCGGCCTGGGCAACCTGATCTACGCCGGCATGAACTCCTTCTTCAAGGCGCAGGTGCTCACCGCGTCCGTGCTGTGCGTGATCATCGCGGTCGTCTTCGACGTCCTGCTGCTCGGTGTGGAGCGACTGCTCACGCCGTGGCGGCGGCAGTCGCGGCGCAGGAGCCGGCCGCGCGTGCGGACGGCGGGTCGGAAGCCGCCGGTCACCGCCGGTATGGCTGCCGGCGGTACGGCCCCCGACGGTGCATCGTCCCACCGACCGCCGCCCCCCGACGGTGCATCGTCCCGCCGACCGCCGCCCCCCGACGGCACGGCTCCCGGGCGGCGCACATGA
- a CDS encoding ABC transporter permease, whose translation MNTLSEVWSWLTTAANWYGENGVWNRLGQHLLLTVVCLVISSLIALPIAVTLGHLGRGGALAVNLANIGRAVPTFAVLVLLLLTPIGRHGEWPTVIALVLFAIPPLLTNAYVGMREVDQDVVRAARGMGMTGTQLVRRVEVPLAFPLVLTGVRIAAVQLVATATLAALVGGGGLGRIITAGFNLASTPQVVAGALIVAVFALLMEAAFEIGERWGTPRWARGRNR comes from the coding sequence ATGAACACCCTCTCCGAGGTGTGGTCTTGGCTCACCACCGCCGCCAACTGGTACGGCGAGAACGGAGTCTGGAACCGGCTCGGCCAGCACCTCCTCCTGACCGTCGTCTGCCTCGTCATCAGCTCCCTGATCGCACTGCCGATCGCGGTCACCCTCGGCCACCTCGGGCGCGGCGGCGCGCTCGCCGTCAACCTCGCCAACATCGGCCGCGCGGTGCCGACCTTCGCCGTCCTGGTGCTGCTTCTGCTCACCCCCATCGGGCGGCACGGGGAGTGGCCGACGGTCATCGCACTGGTGCTGTTCGCCATCCCGCCGCTGCTGACCAATGCCTACGTGGGGATGCGCGAGGTCGACCAGGACGTGGTGCGGGCGGCGCGGGGCATGGGGATGACCGGTACGCAGCTGGTGCGGCGGGTGGAGGTGCCGCTCGCGTTCCCGCTGGTGCTGACCGGCGTACGGATCGCCGCCGTCCAGCTTGTCGCGACCGCCACACTGGCCGCGCTGGTGGGCGGCGGCGGGCTCGGCCGGATCATCACCGCGGGCTTCAACCTGGCCAGCACTCCGCAGGTGGTGGCCGGTGCGCTGATCGTCGCGGTGTTCGCGCTGCTCATGGAGGCCGCGTTCGAGATCGGTGAGCGGTGGGGCACGCCGCGGTGGGCGCGGGGGAGGAATCGGTGA
- a CDS encoding ABC transporter substrate-binding protein produces MRPGRWARYACAALLLLLTACAVGPSLENRGAVTAPPGDSRQLSIGSAGFTESELLAQMYAALLDDAGYRTDILTVGNRELYEPALESGQIDVVPEYAATFADWLNAKVNGPKAAPVASSDLAATMAALRRLAAPRGLTVLPAGRAVDQNAFAVSAAFAAKHRLKTLSDLGRAKLPVRLAAGDECVQRPSCAPGLKKTYGIEVTAVDPKGVGTTPAKQAVQNGQDQMVLTTSTDATLDQFGLVVLADDRKLQNADYVVPVVNRARAGGKRVAAALNRLNTVLTTADLARLNEQVDSWRRLPADVAHNYLEEKGLLEKK; encoded by the coding sequence GTGAGGCCGGGGAGGTGGGCGCGTTACGCGTGCGCCGCGCTACTGCTGCTGCTCACCGCCTGTGCCGTCGGCCCCTCACTGGAGAACCGTGGTGCGGTCACCGCCCCGCCCGGCGACAGTCGTCAACTGTCCATCGGCTCGGCCGGCTTCACCGAGAGCGAGCTGCTCGCCCAGATGTACGCGGCGCTGCTCGACGACGCCGGGTACCGGACCGACATCCTCACGGTCGGCAACCGGGAGCTGTATGAACCCGCCCTGGAGAGCGGCCAGATCGATGTCGTGCCGGAGTACGCCGCCACCTTCGCGGACTGGCTCAACGCCAAGGTCAACGGGCCGAAGGCGGCCCCGGTGGCCTCGTCCGACCTTGCCGCCACCATGGCCGCGCTGCGCAGGCTGGCCGCCCCGCGCGGCCTGACCGTCCTCCCGGCGGGCCGCGCCGTCGACCAGAACGCCTTTGCCGTGAGCGCCGCCTTCGCCGCCAAGCACCGCCTCAAAACCCTCAGCGACCTGGGCCGCGCCAAGCTGCCCGTACGGCTGGCGGCGGGCGATGAATGCGTTCAGCGGCCGTCCTGCGCGCCTGGGCTGAAGAAGACCTACGGCATCGAGGTGACCGCTGTCGATCCGAAGGGCGTCGGGACCACGCCCGCCAAACAGGCCGTCCAGAACGGTCAGGACCAGATGGTGCTGACGACCAGCACGGATGCCACCCTCGACCAGTTCGGCCTGGTGGTGCTAGCCGACGACAGGAAGCTGCAGAACGCCGACTATGTCGTCCCCGTCGTCAACCGTGCCCGTGCCGGCGGCAAGCGGGTCGCCGCCGCACTCAACCGCCTCAACACGGTGCTGACCACCGCCGACCTGGCGC